The Sinorhizobium fredii USDA 257 region CCCTCGCGGATGATTGCCTCGAGGATCGTCACCATCTGCTCAGTATGCGCCTTGATGACCAGCCGGTTCTCCCGCATGGCCGTTACAATCAGGTCATGCATGCGCCTGTCGTTGAGCAGTTTCGTCTTGTTGTGGTGGTGAACGGCGGTCAGGAGCTCCTCGAGCTTCTCCAAGGGCGGCGCGCTCCTGCGTGCGATCTTAAAGGCGACCTCAACGGTACCGTTCAAGACCCGCCTGCAGATGGACTCCTTGATTGCCTCCCTCGAGGGAAAGAAACGGTAGACGTTCGCGCGGCTCATGCCGAGTTCGGAGGCAATATCGGCCACGGACGTCTTAGCGTAGCCGATACGGCGAAAGTGCTCCTCCGCCACTTCCAGGATGCGCGCGCGTACCTCGTCGGAATCAATTCCCGTTCGGAACAGAAGATCCATGGTTTTCTCCAGAACCGGTGAATCGGATCTACCGGGCTCACTGTGAACGATCATCTGTAGCGGCAAGATCGTGCAACCGGCTTTGCGTGTGTCCAGGCAGGGCCAGCGCGCGAGACCTTGCACTGTGTCCGCCCGACGACCCATCCCTACTCGGCCGCCATTGCTGGGCGCACTTCCAGTTCCTCGGTCGGATCCTCATGGATCTCATCTGCAGTCGGCTTGATCCTGAACCACGCGGCGTAGAGCGCCGGAAGGAAGAGCAGGATCATCACCGTGCCGACCCCCGTGCCGCCGATCAGCGTATACGCCATCGATCCCCAGAAGACGGAATGTGTGAGGGGAATGAAGGCCAACACGGCGGCAAGTGCGGTCAGGATCACGGGCCTCGTGCGTTGCACCGCGGCCTCGATGACGGCGTGATAATCATCAAGACCGGCAGCACGGTTCTCCTTGATCTGTTCGGTCAGGATCAGCGTATTGCGCATCAGGATGCCCGCCAGTCCTATCAGGCCCAGGATGGCGTTGAACCCGAAGGGCTGATTGAAGGTGAGCAACATCGGCACGACGCCGACAAGGCCAAGCGGTGCCGTCAGCATGACCATGGCCATCGTCGAGAAGGATCGCACCTGCAGCATGATGACGATCAGCATGGCGGCAATCATGGCCGGGAAAACCTTGCCCAGCGCGGTATTCGCCTTGCCAGCCTCCTCGATCGATCCACCCAGCTCGATGCGATAGCCGGCCGGGAGCGATGCGATCAGCGGCTGAAGGGCGGTCATGATCTGCTTGGAGACCTCCGGAGGCTGGGTCGCCTCATTGATGTCCGAGCGGATCGTGATGACGGGCGTGCGATCGCGGCGCTTCAGGATCGGCTCTTCCAGACGGATTTCCGAGTGGCCGATCTGGTCCAGCGGAATCGGGCGGCCGTCGCGGCTCATCAGCGAGAAATCCGCCAACGCGTCGGATCCAGCCGCTCGCCGCCGGCGCTGCGTGCGACGATCGGAACGTTGCGAATGTCCTCGCGCACCTGCGTAACGGGGATACCGCTGAGGACGAACTGCAGTTGCTGGGCCGCCTCGGCCGGCGAGAGGCCGATGAGGTTCAGTCGCTCCTGATCCGGGATGAAGCGGAGAACAGGCGTGCGATTGCCCCAATCGCGGTTGGCCTGCCGCATGTCGAGGGCCTTCTCGGAAATGCTGTATAGCTGGGCGGGATCAGGTCCCATCACCCGAAACTCGACCGGGAACGGGGTGTACGGCCCGAACACAAGCTGGGTGACGCGTACATAGGCCGCAGGTGCAAGGCCCTGTGACACGGCTTCGCGCAGCCGATGCTTCAAAGCCTCGCGCGCCTCCGCGTCGGGCGTCAGCACGACGATCTTGGCGAAGGCGGGGTCAGGCAGCTCCGGTGCCATCGCAAAGAAGAAGCGGGGAGCGCCCTGACCGACATAGCTCGTGACAATCTTGGCCTCAGGCTGCTCGTCCAGCCAGTTTTCGAGCTTCTCGACGGTCGCCGTCGTCGTCTCGATGCTGGTGCCTTGCGGCAGGCGAACCTCCACCAGCACCTCCGGGCGGTCGGACGTCGGGAAGAACTGCTGTTTGACGGCGCCCATGCCGACTACAGAAAGCGCGAAGGCAATGCCGACAATGGCGCAGGTCAGAAACTTGTGGCGCACCGCAAAGGTGATGAGCCGTCGCAGACGCCGATAGTTCGGTGTGTTGTAAATCGCCTCGTGCCCGCCTTCGATCGGTTTGATCGCGGGCAGCATCTTGACGCCGAGGTAGGGCGTGAAGACCACCGCGACGATCCAGGAGACGATGAGCGCGAAGCCCACCACCCAGAAGATGTTGCCGGCGTACTCGCCGGCGGTCGAGCGCGCGAAGCCCACCGGCAGGAAGCCGGCGATCGTCACGAGTGTCCCCGACAGCATTGGCGCGGCAGTGTGGCTCCACGCATAGGCAGCCGCCTTGATGCGGTCCATGCCCTCTTCCATCTTCACCACCATCACCTCTATGGCGATGATGGCGTCGTCCACGAGAAGGCCGAGCGCCAGGATGAGGGCGCCGAGCGTAATGCGGTCGAAGAACCGGCCGGTTTCCAGCATGATGAGGAAGGCGACCGCAAGCGTCAGCGGGACGGCAGCCGCCACGACGATGCCGACGCGCCAGCCCAGGCTGAGCAGGCTCACCACCAGCACCACGCCGAGCGCCATGGCGAACTTCATCATGAATTCGTCGACCGCCGAGGTTATGTTGACGGCCTGGTCGGTCACCTTGTCGAGCGTCATGCCGAGCGGCAGTGCCTGTGCGATCGCCGCAGTCCTATCCTCCAGCGCCTTGCCGAGCGCGAGACCGTCCCAGCCCTCCTGCATGACAGCCGCCAGCATGATGGTCGGCTCGCCCTGGCGCCGCATCAGGTAGGTGGCAGGATCCTCGTAGCCGCGGCGGACCTCGGCAATGTCGGAGAGCTTCAGCGTCCGCCCCGCAGCGGCGATCGGTGTGTCGGCAATCGCCTGGACACTGTCATAAGCGCCGTTGACCCTGATGAAGACCTGCGGTCCCTTTGTGTCGATCGAGCCTGCCGGTGTGACAGTGTTCTGCCGCTGCAAGGCGGCAACAATATCCTGTGCTGATACGCCGAGGGTCGCCAGTTTGGCATAGGAAAACTCGACGAAGATCTGTTCGGGACGTTCACCGAGGATGTTGATCTTCTTGACGCCGGGCACGTGAAGGAGATCCTGTCGGATCACCTCGGCCTGCCTGGCCAGCTCACGCATCGGCATGCCCTTGGCCTTTAGCGCATAAAGGGCGAAGCTCACGTCCGAATATTCGTCGTTGACGAAGGGGCCGAAGACGCCGGACGGCAGCTTGCGGGCTTCATCCCCGAGCTTCTTGCGGGCCTGGTAGAACTCCTCCTGCACGACGGACGGCGGTGTGCTGTCCTTCAGCGTGACCGTCATATACGCATAGCCTGGCCGTGTGGTCGTCTCCACCGGTCGTACCAGGTCAGCTCCTGAAGCCGCTTCTCCAGCGGTTCGGCGACGAGGTCCTGCATCTCGCGTGCCGTCGCGCCCGGCCATGCCGTCGTGACCGTCATGGTCTTGATGGTGAAGTTGGGGTCCTCTGCCCGTCCAAGCATGAGAAAGGCGTAGGCGCCGGCGGCCACCAGCAGGAGGATGAAGAACAAGGTAACGGCCCGTTCGCGAACGGCGATCGCGGAAAGATTGAGGCTCATCATCAGTTACTCCACTCAGGGGCAATCCTGACGCGAGCGCCTTCCTGCAGGAGATGCGCGCCAAGCGAAACAATCGGATCGCCAGAGTTCAATCCAGAGAGCATGGCGGCCTCGCTGGTCACGCGAACAAGTTTGACGGGCCGAAAGTGTACGGTCGAGGTGGCGCTATCCACCACCCAAACGCCAGTCCTCTCGCCATCGTCGAGCACGGCTCCCAGCGGCACCTGGACCTCCGGCTGGCTCGCCTGGTTTGCAATCCGAATGGTAACCGTGGCGCCGAGCGGTGCTGCCGCGGACCCGCCGTCGAGCACATAGCGGGCCTCGTAGGTACGCGTCCTGGGATCGGCGGAGTCCGATAACTGCCGCAGATGTGCCGTGTAGCGACGCTCGTCGCCCCCATACAGGCTGGCCCCGGCCACCGAGCCGATCGCCGGCCGGAGCGTCTCGGGAAGTGCGATAACGGCCTCGCGGGGACCGGCGTGGGCAAGTCTAACCACCGTCTGACCGGCGGAGACAACCTGCCCCGGCTCCCCGAGCGTCTCGACCACCGTTCCATCCGCATCCGCGGCCAGGACAGAATAGGTCGCTTCGTTCTCCGCGACCTTCGCTTCCGCTTCCGCGGCGGCGAGCTGTGCCGTCGCGGTGTCGAGCGCCGCCTTCGCCTGCTCGTAACGCTGTGGCGTTGCCGCCAGTCCGTTCTTCACGAGAACAGCGTAGCGCCTCTCGTCCGCACGCGCCTGAACCAGGACAGCGCGTGCTGCAGCGACAGCGTTGCGCTTGGCGGTGAGCGCAAGTTGTAGATCGGTCTCATCGATCCGCAGGAGCGCCTGGCCCGCCTTCACCTGTTCACCGATATCCACGAGGCGCTGAACGATCTTGCCCGGCACCCGGAAACCAAGATTGGTCTCAACCCGCGCGGCGATCGTACCTGTAAAGGCTCGCTCGGGGCTTTCCGGCTTCGTCGCCTCCACCACCGTTACAAGTGGCGAAGCGAGGCGCGGATCCGCGGCCTCCGCGTCGCCTGCTGGCGGTTCGAAAACGAACGCATACGCCGCGCCACCGGCTGCAGCCACAAGGCCGATCGATGTGAGAAGAAATTTGCGCTTCATGTCAGATGACCCTTGTTGACGGGCGTCGCCTCTATTAGATTGCGATCTAAATCTAACCATTAGTATAGATGTCAAGTGAAATCTAATCAGAGGTCGATCATGAGAGTTAGTCGAGCACAGGCGGAGGCAAATCGCGAAGCGGTCATCAATGCGGCGAGCCGGCTTTTTCGAGAGCACGGCTTTGATGGCATTGGGCTCAAGAATCTGATGAAGGGGGCCGGCCTGACACAAGGCGGATTCTACAAGCAGTTCGAATCCAAGGACGATCTTGCGGCACAGGCATCGAGGCGAGCGATGGAGCACGCTACCCGAAGATGGTCGGCTGTTGCTGCTGCAAGCCCTGAGCCCCTCGAGGCCGTTATTGAGCTCTACCTATCGATGGGGCATCGCGAAGAGAAGAGCGACGGTTGCCCGTTGGTGGCGCTTGGTGCTGATGCGGCGCGTCAAGCCGAGGAAGTGAGAGCCCCGTTCCAGGACGGCATCCAAGCGCATCTTCAAATTATCGAAGAACTGATGCCGGAGGCGGAAAGCCCAAAGACCTATGGCAAGGCCATGGCGATGCTGTCGCTGATGGTGGGTGCCGTGACGATCTCTCGTATCCTGAATGATGAGGCGATGTCGCAGCGCTTTCTCGAGGCAGCCGCCGACGAAGTTCGGCGAATCGCCGCCTCCGCAAGAAACGCGTGAGATGTCCACTTCCCGCCAATGGCGTCATTGCTCACGCGTTCGCACGCTGCCTTCCCGGATCCTTGCCCGCCCGGCCGTGGGACTGGGTCTCGAGATCACTCGGCCGAGACTATTGCCAAATAAATAAGCGGCAATCGCCGATCGAGCGTCTGCACGGCGTGCAGATGGATGGCACAAAATGACAGTTTGGAGATCACATGCGTCGTATCGTTATCACAGGCATGGGAGCAGTCAGCCCCCTCGGATCCACCGTGACGACTTCCTGGTCTAGGCTCTTATCTGGGCGTTCGGGCATCCGACGGCTTCCTGACGATGTCGTGGGGGACCTGCCGGGGCGAATTTTGGACGCCGATTGACACCTTCGGCGAAGAAGCCGCTCTCGCTTTACGTTCTCTTGACAGAACTAGGACAGTCGTCCTAGTTCTCATGTGTCAAACAGGGCGCCGAAGGTAAATGCCAGCACAGTCAACTCGCGACGTGGTTGTCGAAGAGGCGGACGCCCTCTTTTACGAGAGCGGATTCGAGGCCACCTCCTTTGCTGACATCGCCGCAGCCGTGGGTATCTCACGCGGGAATTTCTATCACCACTTTAAGACCAAGGACGACATACTGGACGCCGTGATTGCCCGCCGAATGGAGCGGACACGGGCAATGCTCGACGGCTGGCAGGCCGAGGGCGAAGGTCCGCGCGTGCGCATACTGTCCTTCATTCATATGCTGATCGCCAACCGAAAACGGATCATGGATTTCGGCTGCCCAGCCGGAACACTTTGTACTGAACTCGCCAAGCTCGACCATGCCGCGCAGGGCCGCGCGACCGAAATCTTCGGCCTATTCCGCGACTGGCTCGCCGGACAGATCCGTGAACTTGGCGCCGTTGATCGGGCAGAGACGCTGGCGCTGCATCTTCTGGCCTGGTCGCAAGGGGTGGCGGTGATGGCGACCGCCTTCAAGGACGAGGCATTCATCCGCAACGAGGTGGCAGGGATCGAACGCTGGCTAGCGTCCCTGCCGGACCTTTCGCAATCCACTTGACCAAGGAG contains the following coding sequences:
- a CDS encoding efflux RND transporter periplasmic adaptor subunit, which codes for MKRKFLLTSIGLVAAAGGAAYAFVFEPPAGDAEAADPRLASPLVTVVEATKPESPERAFTGTIAARVETNLGFRVPGKIVQRLVDIGEQVKAGQALLRIDETDLQLALTAKRNAVAAARAVLVQARADERRYAVLVKNGLAATPQRYEQAKAALDTATAQLAAAEAEAKVAENEATYSVLAADADGTVVETLGEPGQVVSAGQTVVRLAHAGPREAVIALPETLRPAIGSVAGASLYGGDERRYTAHLRQLSDSADPRTRTYEARYVLDGGSAAAPLGATVTIRIANQASQPEVQVPLGAVLDDGERTGVWVVDSATSTVHFRPVKLVRVTSEAAMLSGLNSGDPIVSLGAHLLQEGARVRIAPEWSN
- a CDS encoding TetR/AcrR family transcriptional regulator, which encodes MRVSRAQAEANREAVINAASRLFREHGFDGIGLKNLMKGAGLTQGGFYKQFESKDDLAAQASRRAMEHATRRWSAVAAASPEPLEAVIELYLSMGHREEKSDGCPLVALGADAARQAEEVRAPFQDGIQAHLQIIEELMPEAESPKTYGKAMAMLSLMVGAVTISRILNDEAMSQRFLEAAADEVRRIAASARNA
- a CDS encoding TetR/AcrR family transcriptional regulator → MPAQSTRDVVVEEADALFYESGFEATSFADIAAAVGISRGNFYHHFKTKDDILDAVIARRMERTRAMLDGWQAEGEGPRVRILSFIHMLIANRKRIMDFGCPAGTLCTELAKLDHAAQGRATEIFGLFRDWLAGQIRELGAVDRAETLALHLLAWSQGVAVMATAFKDEAFIRNEVAGIERWLASLPDLSQST
- a CDS encoding TetR/AcrR family transcriptional regulator — encoded protein: MDLLFRTGIDSDEVRARILEVAEEHFRRIGYAKTSVADIASELGMSRANVYRFFPSREAIKESICRRVLNGTVEVAFKIARRSAPPLEKLEELLTAVHHHNKTKLLNDRRMHDLIVTAMRENRLVIKAHTEQMVTILEAIIREGIETGECEVEDPAEAARAVKTAFMPFFHPILIEHCL